One region of Bacteroidales bacterium genomic DNA includes:
- a CDS encoding SpoIIE family protein phosphatase codes for MRLKVFGFILITKNQFIIFETIFFSFFFLLTIFFFSYSFPDYVDNPIILFHAKYLKYITLIFSFLIVIEAQYYLNKLIGKQLKIIEKQKKKIERQNKNITQSIKYASRIQDALLPSKDKLANNLDYFIFYKPRDIVSGDYYWFAEKNNKLILVAADCTGHGVPGAFMSILGISSLNEIISETDDDIHANEILNILRDRVTASLKKKKGDIISSGGMDMALIIIDKEKKTVQFSGANNPLIVIRKTNNEQSTINVDRVQKMISGLYELNYIKPDRMPIGFYPVIKPFKSQQFDFQKNDALYIFSDGFVDQMGGEQGRKLMNKRLKDVLLHIQDKSMHEQKDFLETFLEKWMNGTQQTDDILIFGIKI; via the coding sequence ATGCGTCTGAAAGTTTTTGGATTTATCCTTATCACAAAAAATCAATTCATAATATTTGAGACTATATTCTTCTCATTCTTTTTTTTGTTGACAATCTTTTTCTTTTCATATAGTTTTCCGGATTATGTTGATAATCCAATTATTTTATTTCATGCAAAATATCTAAAATATATTACATTGATATTTAGTTTTTTGATTGTAATTGAAGCGCAATATTACCTAAATAAATTAATCGGTAAACAATTGAAGATCATAGAAAAACAAAAGAAAAAAATTGAGCGTCAAAATAAAAATATTACTCAAAGTATAAAATACGCAAGTCGAATACAAGACGCACTTTTACCTTCTAAAGATAAATTAGCAAACAATTTGGATTATTTCATTTTTTACAAACCCAGAGATATTGTCAGCGGTGATTATTATTGGTTTGCAGAAAAAAACAACAAGCTTATTCTTGTTGCGGCAGATTGTACAGGACATGGAGTCCCCGGTGCTTTCATGAGTATTTTGGGAATATCCTCTCTAAATGAAATCATTTCAGAAACGGATGATGATATACATGCCAATGAAATATTAAATATACTCAGAGACCGTGTAACAGCATCATTAAAGAAAAAGAAAGGTGATATTATTTCCAGTGGCGGCATGGATATGGCTCTGATCATTATTGATAAAGAAAAAAAAACAGTTCAGTTTTCAGGAGCAAACAATCCTTTAATTGTTATCAGAAAAACAAATAACGAACAAAGCACTATCAATGTTGACAGGGTTCAAAAAATGATTTCAGGACTTTATGAACTAAACTATATAAAACCTGACAGGATGCCAATTGGTTTCTATCCTGTTATAAAACCATTTAAATCACAACAATTTGATTTTCAAAAAAATGATGCTCTATATATTTTTTCAGATGGCTTTGTTGACCAAATGGGCGGTGAACAAGGAAGAAAATTAATGAACAAACGTTTAAAAGACGTACTGTTGCATATACAAGATAAATCAATGCATGAACAAAAAGATTTTTTAGAGACTTTTTTAGAAAAATGGATGAACGGGACTCAACAAACTGATGACATCTTGATTTTCGGGATTAAAATTTGA